In Denticeps clupeoides chromosome 1, fDenClu1.1, whole genome shotgun sequence, a single window of DNA contains:
- the tec gene encoding tyrosine-protein kinase Tec: MSSSPILEETLIKRSQQKKWTSLLNYKERIFVLTSNQLTYYEGRAEKRFKKGSVDLQKVKCVEVVRNNSTIIPCQNKYPFQIVYDLATLYVFAPSNESRSLWVQNIKEEIKYNSTILTKFHPQFWEESGWLCCGQEEKLAPGCEEYNLSGDISRKPLPPIPEAEGRRKPPPPAPDDVSQEEAGPREEVVIALYDFEGVESHDLPLAKGEEYIVTDKCDINWCRARNKHGQEGYIPSNYVTAKTSDNLDQFEWFCKNVNRAKAEERLKKEDKEGAFMVRDSSSPGLYTVSVYTKTTVEGVATTRHYYIKETSSSPKQFYLADKHMFNSIPELIEYHKHNAAGLVTRLRYSVEKQERGAPTTAGFSYDKWEINPSELTFMKELGSGQVGVVRLGKWRAQHKVAIKAIRKGAMSEEDFIEEAKVMMNLSHPKLVQLYGICTQQRPIYIVTEFMELGCLLNYIRQRRGSFAYEDLLSICLDVAEGMSHLEANGFIHRDLAARNCLVNDCGVVKVSDFGMTRYVMDDQYISSAGSKFPVKWSPPEVFNFCKFSSKSDVWSYGVLMWEVFTEGKMPFEQNQNHEVVLLISQGHRLYRPKNATPTIYNIMELCWEEMPEERPTFSDINRMVNEALESDIQT; this comes from the exons ATGAGTTCTTCTCCCATCCTGGAGGAGACGCTGATCAAACGCTCTCAGCAGAAGAAATGGACGTCACTGCTTAACTACAAGGAGCGCATCTTCGTCCTCACCAGCAACCAACTGACCTACTATGAGGGTCGAGCAGAg aagCGGTTTAAGAAGGGATCTGTGGACCTCCAGAAGGTGAAGTGTGTGGAGGTTGTGAGGAACAACAGCACGATCATCCCCTGTCAGAACAAGTACCCCTTTCAG atCGTGTACGACTTGGCCACCCTCTACGTTTTCGCTCCCAGCAATGAGAGTCGGAGCTTATGGGTTCAGAACATAAAAGAAG aaattaaATACAACTCCACGATCCTGACCAAGTTCCACCCACAGTTCTGGGAGGAGAGCGGGTGGCTCTGCTGCGGTCAGGAGGAGAAACTGGCCCCGGGGTGTGAGGAGTACAACCTGTCTGGAGATA TATCGAGGAAACCTCTGCCTCCTATTCCTGAAGCTGag GGTCGGCGCAAGCCTCCGCCCCCTGCCCCCGATGATGTCTCACAGGAAGAGGCGGGGCCTCGGGAGGAAGTGGTGATTGCGCTGTACGACTTTGAGGGGGTGGAGAGTCACGACCTGCCGCTGGCGAAGGGAGAGGAGTACATCGTCACCGACAAGTGCGACATCAACTGGTGCCGAGCACGCAACAAGCacgg GCAGGAAGGCTACATCCCCAGTAACTACGTCACGGCCAAAACATCAGACAACCTGGACCAGTTTGA ATGGTTCTGCAAGAACGTCAACAGAGCCAAAGCTGAGGAGAGGTTGAAAAAAGAG gataAAGAAGGTGCTTTCATGGTGAGAGACTCCAGCAGCCCAGGACTGTATACAGTGTCTGTCTACACCAAGACAACAGT AGAGGGCGTGGCCACTACCAGACATTATTACATCAAGGAGACGTCCAGCAGCCCAAAGCAGTTTTACCTGGCGGACAAACACATGTTCAACTCCATACCTGAACTGATCGAGTACCACAAACACAACgctgcag GTCTGGTGACCAGACTTCGCTATTCAGTAGAAAAGCAAGAGAGAGGTGCTCCAACGACAGCAGGATTCAGCTACg ATAAGTGGGAGATTAACCCGTCGGAGCTGACCTTCATGAAGGAGCTGGGCAGTGGTCAGGTTGGAGTGGTCAGGTTGGGGAAGTGGAGAGCGCAACATAAAGTGGCCATCAAGGCCATCAGAAAGGGAGCCATGTCAGAAGAGGACTTCATAGAGGAGGCCAAGGTCATGAT GAATCTCTCCCACCCAAAGCTGGTACAGCTGTATGGTATCTGCACTCAGCAGAGACCCATCTACATCGTGACGGAGTTCATGGAGCTCGGCTGTCTACTGAACTACATCAGACAGCGGCGAGGCAGCTTCGCTTATGAAGACCTGCTCAGCATCTGTCTGGACGTGGCAGAGGGGATGTCCCACCTGGAGGCAAACGGCTTCATCCACAGAGACTTG GCGGCCAGGAACTGTCTTGTGAATGACTGTGGTGTGGTGAAGGTGTCGGACTTTGGCATGACCAG gtacgTGATGGATGACCAGTACATCAGTTCTGCAGGTTCTAAGTTCCCAGTAAAATGGTCTCCACCTGAGGTTTTCAACTTCTGCAAGTTCAGCAGCAAATCTGATGTCTGGTCCTATG gggtgCTGATGTGGGAGGTGTTTACAGAGGGGAAGATGCCATTCGAGCAGAACCAGAACCATGAGGTGGTTCTACTCATCTCTCAGGGCCACCGCCTGTACAGACCCAAGAATGCCACGCCCACCATCTACAACATCATGGAGCTGTGCTGGGAGGAG ATGCCAGAGGAACGTCCGACCTTCTCCGACATCAACCGCATGGTCAATGAAGCTCTGGAGTCTGACATCCAAACCTGA